One Huiozyma naganishii CBS 8797 chromosome 4, complete genome genomic region harbors:
- the SNF8 gene encoding ESCRT-II subunit protein SNF8 (similar to Saccharomyces cerevisiae SNF8 (YPL002C); ancestral locus Anc_8.89): protein MKKFGVAAFEQNDSSYDDTLIQFNKQSGELKEQLKVFQDKLTEFAQVHNDELKSNPEFRSKFMRMCNTIGIDPLSIFINKDKHLFTVNDFIYELSIKIIQICRETKDINGGLISYKELLTTFFGHLKVTEEDLDEAVSILSVLDGGFETIKIRNDKILRSIPNELTTDQTQILEICSILGYASVSLLKANLSWTTVRSKSVLSEMVTTGLLWIDDQTNSNELFYWDPSWITKAINQ, encoded by the coding sequence ATGAAGAAATTCGGAGTAGCTgcatttgaacaaaatgaCTCCTCGTACGATGACACGTTAATACAGTTTAATAAGCAATCGGGAGAACTGAAAGAACAATTGAAAGTGTTTCAAGATAAGTTGACTGAATTTGCACAGGTTCATAATGATGAATTGAAATCCAATCCCGAGTTTCGTTCCAAGTTCATGCGCATGTGCAATACCATTGGTATCGACCCCTTGTCCATATTTATCAATAAGGATAAACATCTGTTTACTGTTAACGATTTCATTTATGAATTATCCATCAAAATTATTCAGATTTGTAGGGAGACAAAGGACATAAATGGGGGGTTGATCTCGTATAAAGAGCTGTTGACTACTTTCTTTGGCCATTTGAAGGTGACCGAAGAGGATCTGGATGAAGCTGTTAGTATTCTAAGCGTTTTGGATGGCGGTTTTGAGACTATAAAGATTAGAAATGACAAAATTTTGAGGAGCATCCCTAATGAACTTACCACTGACCAAACACAAATTTTAGAAATATGTTCGATATTGGGCTACGCGTCAGTGTCACTCTTAAAAGCCAATCTTTCCTGGACTACTGTGAGAAGTAAATCAGTGCTGAGCGAGATGGTAACTACAGGGCTCCTCTGGATTGATGACCAAACAAATAGCAACGAACTTTTTTACTGGGATCCATCATGGATAACAAAAGCGATAAATCAGTAA
- the PDH1 gene encoding putative 2-methylcitrate dehydratase (similar to Saccharomyces cerevisiae PDH1 (YPR002W); ancestral locus Anc_8.93), giving the protein MTLFSKLRGQSRNIRYPRCFYSTQMQQNVRPEADKLLQDIATYVHSKPIDSSLALKTAKLCLLDTLGCGLAALKFDQPRQIIEPITSTLGKIPGGTRVLGTKFEMDPVNGAFALGTLIRWLDFNDCWLAAEWGHPSDNLGGILSVADFVNRAGTSPNGRKWTVRDVLEAMVKAHEIQGVLALDNSFNSHGLDHVVLVKVATASVVSKLLGLTSEQTMECVSQAWVDGQSLRTYRHAPNTGSRKSWAAGDACSRAVKLAYLVKQGNVGLIPSVLSAQTWGFYDVLNGGEPFKFTQRDSFESYVMENVLFKISFPAEFHAQTAVECSIKAHSILKQLGKTAADIKSVRIRTQDAAMRIIDKQGPLYNYADRDHCIQYMSAVPLIHGRLQANDYMDSVAEDPRIDELRAKMFCVRDEQFTLDYHDPEKRSIANALRIELNDGTVLDEIVVEYPVGHRRRREEGIPLLMSKFENHLNDHFTAEPERVQKILELAQSEKLLDTTADEFVDLFWN; this is encoded by the coding sequence ATGACCCTTTTTAGTAAGCTAAGAGGTCAGTCCAGAAACATCAGATACCCTCGTTGTTTTTACTCTACACAGATGCAGCAAAACGTGAGGCCAGAAGCGGACAAGTTGTTACAGGACATAGCGACGTATGTCCACTCGAAGCCAATTGATTCCTCACTGGCTCTGAAGACCGCAAAGCTCTGTCTATTGGACACGCTTGGGTGCGGTCTTGCCGCTTTGAAATTCGACCAACCACGGCAGATCATCGAGCCCATTACATCAACTCTGGGGAAGATCCCCGGCGGCACTAGAGTGCTCGGAACTAAATTTGAGATGGACCCAGTTAACGGTGCGTTTGCACTGGGGACACTGATCAGATGGCTGGATTTCAACGATTGCTGGCTAGCTGCTGAATGGGGCCACCCTTCCGACAATCTGGGAGGGATCCTTTCCGTGGCCGATTTCGTCAACAGAGCGGGGACAAGCCCCAATGGTCGGAAATGGACCGTCAGGGATGTCTTGGAGGCGATGGTAAAGGCGCACGAAATCCAGGGAGTTCTGGCGTTGGACAATTCGTTCAACTCTCACGGACTCGACCATGTAGTGTTGGTTAAAGTGGCCACCGCGAGCGTCGTCTCCAAACTGTTGGGCCTTACAAGTGAACAAACTATGGAGTGTGTTTCACAGGCCTGGGTGGACGGTCAAAGCTTGAGGACTTACCGCCATGCACCAAATACCGGGTCCAGGAAATCGTGGGCTGCTGGGGATGCATGTTCGAGAGCTGTCAAATTGGCGTACCTGGTGAAACAAGGTAACGTTGGTTTGATTCCCTCCGTTCTATCGGCACAGACATGGGGTTTTTATGACGTCTTGAATGGCGGTGAGCCGTTCAAATTTACCCAGAGAGATTCGTTTGAGTCTTACGTCATGGAAAACGTCCTCTTCAAGATTTCATTCCCAGCAGAATTCCATGCGCAAACAGCGGTGGAATGCTCCATCAAGGCTCACAGtatcttgaaacagttggGGAAGACTGCTGCAGATATCAAATCGGTAAGAATAAGAACCCAAGACGCAGCGATGAGAATTATTGACAAACAGGGCCCACTATACAACTACGCTGATAGAGACCACTGCATCCAGTACATGTCTGCTGTACCACTTATCCATGGTAGGCTCCAGGCTAACGACTACATGGATTCTGTCGCAGAAGACCCTCGGATCGACGAATTGAGAGCAAAGATGTTTTGCGTCCGCGACGAACAGTTTACACTGGACTACCATGACCCAGAGAAAAGATCTATCGCAAACGCTCTCCGGATAGAATTGAACGACGGCACTGTTTTGGATGAGATTGTAGTCGAATACCCTGTTGGCCACCGCCGCAGAAGAGAGGAGGGGATCCCATTGCTAATGTCTAAATTCGAAAACCATCTGAACGATCACTTCACAGCAGAACCTGAACGTGTCCAGAAAATCTTAGAACTGGCTCAAAGTGAGAAGCTACTGGATACCACGGCGGACGAGTTCGTAGACTTGTTCTGGAACTGA
- the LOC1 gene encoding Loc1p (similar to Saccharomyces cerevisiae LOC1 (YFR001W); ancestral locus Anc_8.91), which translates to MVARKYTRDSKTQNMRREVAPEVFADKQARNQLADGVDSSARHGPGRQKKYSTNKLQVSKEQAKMRLYGKKAASRNRSVSGKYDEKDLDIPTLNKAIVPGFKVKRGKKGKKFVADDDALMYQRLVKSVGDKYDQINESKLEKDKRLEEIRELKRQELERKEERKNQQLEDKKQELKSKASVARSQRRKNKRTIENAVASEDSNLDTDAKKQKKSVSFV; encoded by the coding sequence ATGGTAGCCAGAAAATATACGAGAGATAGCAAGACGCAGAACATGCGCAGGGAAGTTGCGCCCGAAGTTTTCGCTGATAAGCAGGCTCGCAATCAATTAGCCGATGGGGTCGATTCATCGGCTCGTCACGGTCCCGGAAGACAGAAAAAGTATTCTACCAACAAATTGCAAGTTAGCAAGGAGCAAGCGAAGATGAGACTGTATGGTAAGAAGGCCGCTTCTAGAAACAGAAGTGTGTCAGGGAAATACGATGAAAAGGACCTGGACATACCGACTTTGAATAAAGCTATTGTTCCTGGTTTCAAAGTCAAGCGCGGGAAAAAGGGTAAGAAGTTTGTTGCGGACGACGATGCTCTGATGTACCAGCGTCTTGTGAAATCTGTCGGCGACAAGTACGATCAGATCAACGAGAGTAAATTGGAGAAGGATAAAAGACTCGAAGAGATCCGAGAGTTGAAACGCCAAGAGTTGGAGCGTAAGGAGGAGAGGAAAAACCAGCAACTGGAGGACAAAAAACAGGAACTGAAGAGTAAAGCGTCCGTTGCCAGGTCccagagaagaaagaacaaacGTACAATAGAGAATGCCGTCGCTTCGGAGGACAGTAACCTCGACACAGACGcaaaaaaacagaagaagtCTGTATCTTTTGTATGA
- the KNAG0D02420 gene encoding uncharacterized protein, producing the protein MLNRKIILSQETQKKSFDIDDSCLYDPMSNVHKTNNENIQTGKAHLQITKSSSNVDFIKCPSKPFPYLIGKISLDDQLVSNYSDDRISKPAQGILNPRERFLSENTNISGMPKSSCDTESRIVGEPSKENQHSNHLITGKMQVKNKADHQVSKINKKETGKMYAGFRLDKTLPTTTSADQTTPDDNIKGLLGKDESQKSQSNSCSRSTQIVSDPTLLLNDAKTANDDGNLTPKNQKSFKPKIIYENTWNKYSTLTNTFNDGRITACPHAEEPNILQSSDNRVGTVLPIDQTNNVQSSGLPLWASSHRHAWLPPEYRGLYGKSLAAAGWIRKFFVITKERGRILRELYIKRDSKSCDSCNICMLFKDEFLAKHKILVSLGRDVQRRLPVISHLIQRRDEAIHSRIILLSGKQLWTATALERTLIKYERLNARIVTILEELYRVQTLVMTNIWDIIQIMDENLLLLKSYR; encoded by the coding sequence ATGCTGAATAGAAAAATTATTTTATCCCAGGagacacaaaaaaaatcgTTCGATATTGACGATAGCTGCTTATACGATCCTATGTCAAATGTACACAAAACCAATAACGAAAACATCCAGACAGGAAAAGCACATCTCCAAATTACAAAGTCTAGTTCCAATGTGGACTTCATTAAATGCCCTTCGAAACCATTCCCGTATTTAATTGGCAAAATTTCGCTCGATGATCAATTAGTCAGTAATTACAGTGATGACAGAATTTCCAAGCCTGCCCAAGGCATCTTAAATCCAAGAGAAAGATTCCTTTCTGAGAATACTAACATCTCAGGAATGCCAAAAAGTTCTTGTGATACTGAATCAAGAATAGTAGGGGAACCTTCAAAAGAGAACCAGCATTCAAATCACTTAATAACTGGGAAGATGCAGGTCAAAAATAAAGCTGACCATCAAGTTTCAAagataaataaaaaagagacTGGTAAAATGTATGCAGGCTTCCGTTTGGATAAAACTTTGCCTACTACTACAAGTGCCGATCAAACAACCCCGGATGACAATATAAAGGGCCTATTAGGAAAAGATGAAAGTCAAAAATCCCAGAGTAACTCTTGTTCGCGTTCGACGCAAATTGTATCAGACCCAACTTTGCTTCTCAATGACGCAAAAACCGCCAATGATGATGGCAACTTAACACCAAAAAACCAGAAATCATTTAAACCCAAAATCATATACGAGAACACATGGAATAAATATTCAACACTAACAAATACTTTTAACGATGGTAGAATTACCGCTTGCCCACATGCTGAAGAGCCAAACATTCTTCAGTCAAGCGATAACCGCGTTGGTACAGTATTACCGATAGATCAAACAAATAATGTACAAAGTTCTGGTCTACCCTTGTGGGCATCAAGTCATCGCCACGCATGGTTACCCCCAGAATATAGAGGTCTCTACGGTAAGTCACTAGCAGCAGCCGGGTGGATCAGAAAGTTCTTCGTGATCACCAAGGAACGAGGGAGGATACTCCGTGAACTTTATATCAAGCGGGACTCCAAGAGTTGCGACTCCTGCAACATATGTATGCTATTCAAAGACGAATTTCTGGCGAAGCATAAAATACTGGTATCTTTAGGCAGGGACGTGCAAAGAAGGCTGCCTGTGATCAGTCATTTAATCCAACGCAGAGATGAAGCGATACACTCGAGGATTATTTTATTGAGCGGAAAACAATTGTGGACAGCCACAGCATTGGAACGCACTCTAATCAAATACGAGAGGCTTAATGCTCGAATCGTAACAATTTTGGAGGAGTTATACAGAGTCCAAACTCTCGTAATGACCAATATCTGGGATATTATACAAATCATGGATGAAAATTTGCTGCTCCTTAAATCATATCGCTAA
- the DEG1 gene encoding pseudouridine synthase DEG1 (similar to Saccharomyces cerevisiae DEG1 (YFL001W); ancestral locus Anc_8.88), translating to MGIFTNLFKMGRKPNPISSGPSLKINDGLQYAKWSKEQLIERLVELESEKTIDGTADTNTNNKRRKSEEEPASKKKKRNKKKNSVKPFDFSRHHTRFIALRFAYLGWKYNGLALQKEPTALPTVEETILEVMNKCKLVPSMEPLDYNFSRCGRTDKGVSAMNQVISLTVRSNLSPEEQRDPANDHQELQYVHMINHLLPDDIRVSAVCLRPPADFDARHSCKHRHYRYLFKAEQLDLEKMREAAKLYEGEHDFRNFCKIDGSKQITNYRRRIISGDIIRVNEDFYCFDLVGTAFLWHQVRCMMACLFLVGQGLEKPSIVTDLMNIDLMPQKPLYDMASDVPLLLYDCKFPDMEWIKCNLHDYKAIKYGKAANALALDYQLKASMSAIYQQTLPSSNVDMQGKIRVNIGDGQGPDCQPL from the coding sequence ATGGGAATTTTTACCAATTTGTTTAAGATGGGTCGAAAACCGAATCCTATTTCTTCTGGGCCTTCACTAAAGATAAATGATGGCCTGCAGTACGCGAAATGGTCCAAGGAACAACTCATCGAACGTCTTGTTGAGTTGGAAAGCGAAAAGACGATAGATGGTACAGCAGACACCAATACAAACAATAAAAGGAGAAAGTCAGAAGAAGAGCCTGcttcgaagaagaaaaagcggaataaaaagaagaactcAGTCAAACCGTTTGACTTTTCCAGGCATCACACGAGATTCATAGCTCTACGATTTGCCTATTTGGGTTGGAAGTATAACGGGTTGGCGCTGCAAAAGGAACCGACTGCGCTACCCACTGTTGAGGAGACTATTTTGGAGGTGATGAATAAATGTAAGCTTGTTCCCTCAATGGAGCCGCTTGACTATAATTTCAGCAGGTGTGGAAGAACCGATAAGGGTGTCAGCGCCATGAACCAAGTTATTTCTCTGACAGTCAGATCGAATCTTTCACCAGAGGAACAAAGGGACCCTGCAAACGATCACCAGGAGTTGCAGTATGTTCATATGATTAACCATCTACTCCCCGATGACATCAGAGTGTCTGCAGTGTGTCTGAGACCACCAGCTGATTTCGACGCCCGCCATAGCTGTAAGCACCGCCACTACAGATACCTTTTCAAAGCAGAGCAGTTGgacttggaaaagatgAGAGAGGCCGCCAAACTGTATGAAGGAGAGCACGACTTTAGAAATTTCTGCAAAATCGATGGCTCAAAACAGATCACAAATTATCGCAGAAGGATTATCAGTGGAGATATTATACGTGTTAATGAGGATTTCTACTGTTTTGATTTGGTGGGAACGGCATTTTTATGGCACCAGGTTCGGTGTATGATGGCGTGTTTGTTCCTGGTAGGCCAAGGCTTGGAAAAACCAAGCATTGTCACAGATTTGATGAATATAGATCTTATGCCACAGAAACCCTTATATGACATGGCCAGCGATGTTCCCTTACTCCTTTATGATTGTAAGTTCCCTGATATGGAATGGATCAAATGCAACCTGCACGATTACAAGGCCATAAAATACGGGAAGGCTGCAAATGCATTGGCTCTGGACTATCAACTGAAAGCTTCGATGTCGGCCATATATCAGCAGACTTTACCCTCTAGTAACGTAGACATGCAAGGTAAGATTAGAGTGAACATAGGAGATGGTCAAGGTCCGGATTGTCAACCATTAtaa
- the KNAG0D02390 gene encoding uncharacterized protein (similar to Saccharomyces cerevisiae YPR003C; ancestral locus Anc_8.99), with product MSSEHNPLLRSPQRGPLSPRGKYQTFKGSSRGLTYSPPDNKDDDGFESSHTNAFPPPIAPSHSSWDVLPYYLPCLIWIPNYNWKKFGCDFIAGLSLASFQIPLGLSFATSLAHVEPLCGLYSLAVTPFIYALFGSVPHMIVGPESAISLVVGQAVETLTSHDLSLETVDIATMISFMSGLTLLFGGIFRLGFLGNILSKALLRGFISSIGFVMIVNSLITELKLNKLMLTIPEHYHTPFEKILFLVRYGPSNYHLPTSFLSLAVFTTLMTIRIFKKKMMRRIKWIVFIPEILSVVIFSIVLSYMCDLKKKYDISVIGDFNTDGFDDFRNPLSKCNRGLIPALRDVSLVSALLGFLESITASKSLGGYGNTVASSNRELVALGLMNTIGSAFGIIPAFGGYGRSKINAFSGAQTVMAGVFMGSVTLFTIKFLLPVIHYIPTCVLSVITTFVGVSLLEEAPHDIKFHIRCKGYDELIMFVLTFLCTCFYSIEFGILAGCTYSLISIVKHSAQSRIQILARVEGTDHFINANEYLQLDLDSDNCSAPDIEHFEGCLVVKIPEPLTFTNTEDLKERLDRLERFGSTKAHPGMKSEGGSSIEYIIFDLHGMTFMDSSATQILKDIVVEYRKRDVVVFLARVPPNLEVRERLKESGINDLVQKQEVKQHSNHSLQSAQTPYFPNIAEALSMVDNLKARTRSQQILRTSPSISSSMLMNSNLV from the coding sequence ATGTCTAGTGAACACAACCCACTTTTACGCTCCCCACAACGTGGTCCACTTTCCCCACGGGGGAAATACCAAACATTTAAAGGCTCAAGCAGGGGTCTAACTTACTCACCGCCAGATAacaaagatgatgatggaTTTGAAAGCTCACACACCAATGCATTTCCACCACCTATAGCACCGTCACATTCCTCCTGGGATGTCCTGCCGTACTATCTCCCATGCTTAATATGGATCCCCAATTATAACTGGAAGAAGTTCGGCTGCGATTTTATCGCCGGGTTGTCTTTGGCGTCATTCCAAATCCCACTGGGACTGTCCTTTGCCACCTCGTTGGCTCATGTAGAGCCATTATGTGGGTTATATTCTTTGGCGGTGACGCCCTTTATTTATGCGCTTTTCGGATCTGTCCCACACATGATTGTGGGTCCAGAAAGCGCCATTTCATTGGTGGTAGGCCAAGCGGTCGAAACTCTTACAAGCCATGACCTATCCCTTGAAACCGTTGACATCGCAACGATGATCTCGTTTATGAGTGGGTTAACGCTTTTATTTGGTGGGATTTTCAGACTGGGATTTTTGGGGAATATTTTGAGTAAAGCACTGCTGCGCGGGTTCATAAGCTCTATTGGATTTGTGATGATTGTGAACTCATTAATCACGGAGttgaaactgaacaaactCATGCTGACTATTCCTGAACATTATCATACACCTTTCGAAAaaattctttttcttgtgaGATATGGACCATCCAACTATCATTTACCAACATCCTTTTTGAGTCTCGCAGTATTCACAACGCTCATGACAATAAgaattttcaaaaagaaaatgatgagAAGGATCAAATGGATTGTCTTTATTCCGGAGATCCTTTCTGTAGTCATCTTTAGCATCGTGCTTTCGTACATGTGCGATctaaaaaagaaatatgACATTTCCGTCATTGGAGATTTCAATACCGATGGATTCGACGATTTTAGAAACCCACTATCTAAATGTAACCGCGGATTAATACCAGCCCTTCGGGATGTCAGCTTAGTTTCCGCGTTATTGGGGTTTCTCGAATCTATAACGGCATCGAAATCATTAGGTGGATACGGCAATACCGTTGCCTCCTCAAATAGGGAACTAGTTGCTCTAGGATTGATGAACACTATAGGGTCTGCCTTTGGAATTATTCCTGCCTTCGGGGGGTATGGGAGATCAAAGATCAATGCATTTTCCGGTGCTCAGACTGTGATGGCTGGTGTCTTCATGGGATCCGTCACATTGTTTACTATCAAGTTCCTACTGCCTGTCATTCATTACATCCCAACCTGCGTCCTGTCTGTTATAACAACGTTTGTTGGGGTGAGTCTATTGGAAGAAGCCCCCCATGATATTAAGTTCCATATTCGTTGCAAGGGGTACGACGAACTGATTATGTTCGTGCTAACATTCCTATGTACCTGCTTCTATTCTATTGAATTTGGGATTCTAGCTGGATGCACCTATTCATTGATAAGCATCGTCAAACACTCTGCCCAGTCCAGAATACAGATCCTGGcaagagttgaaggaacCGATCACTTTATAAATGCAAATGAGTACTTGCAGCTTGATTTGGATTCTGACAATTGCTCGGCCCCCGATAttgaacattttgaaggCTGTTTAGTGGTTAAGATACCAGAACCTCTCACATTTACGAACACAGAAGACCTCAAGGAAAGATTAGATAGGTTAGAAAGGTTTGGATCCACGAAAGCCCACCCAGGCATGAAAAGCGAGGGCGGGAGCTCTATCgaatatattatatttgACTTACACGGAATGACATTCATGGATTCTTCGGCAACgcagattttgaaggatattgTCGTGGAATATAGGAAAAGAGACGTTGTTGTATTTCTTGCGAGGGTACCTCCAAACTTGGAAGTCAGAGAACGGTTGAAAGAATCTGGAATAAATGACCTGGTTCAAAAGCAAGAGGTGAAACAGCACTCCAACCACAGCTTGCAATCCGCGCAAACACCTTATTTTCCAAACATCGCCGAGGCATTATCTATGGTTGACAATCTTAAAGCTAGAACTAGGTCTCAACAAATTCTACGCACCTCTCCCAGTATATCTTCAAGCATGCTCATGAATTCGAACCTCGTTTAA
- the HAT1 gene encoding histone acetyltransferase catalytic subunit HAT1 (similar to Saccharomyces cerevisiae HAT1 (YPL001W); ancestral locus Anc_8.90) produces the protein MTDTSDFKPETWTQSSNEHLKVSLVDGDKPVIQFSPQFTYPIFGTDETIFGFKDLLIHLAFDSVTLTPFVNVKFSAKMDDSVDERKVLDSLTRVLPANDYTVKDESQWVNKIEAERRVFQLPDEKFKVCEYTLDGEQFVVYKLKLSESDYFKRLHRRIQIFTLLFIEGASYIDENEPNWEIFWAFNKDTHNCVGYATTYKYWYYGSASEFDTEKSHRYRSKISQYIVLPPYQSKGHGSKLYQSIYTTWFQNVQIVEVTVEDPNEEFDDLRDRNDLKMLEENKFFEALNEQTPVEGFIDDSWLQRTRTQFKLEKRQFSRLVEMSLLHLQKTELYSLQVKKRLYQKNYEALMEIPTAEEQKAALTTSLESLTEDYERILKLAHLN, from the coding sequence ATGACCGACACAAGTGATTTTAAGCCCGAAACGTGGACGCAATCTTCTAACGAACATCTGAAGGTGTCACTGGTCGATGGGGATAAACCTGTGATTCAGTTTTCACCTCAATTCACGTATCCTATTTTTGGTACTGATGAGACCATTTTTGGGTTCAAAGATCTTCTGATCCATTTGGCCTTTGACTCGGTTACTTTAACTCCATTTGTGAACGTCAAGTTTAGTGCCAAAATGGACGATTCTGTAGACGAAAGGAAAGTTTTAGATTCCTTAACCAGAGTTTTACCCGCTAATGATTACACGGTCAAGGACGAGTCGCAATGGGTCAACAAAATCGAAGCTGAAAGGAGGGTGTTTCAGCTACCTGATGAGAAATTCAAAGTATGCGAGTATACGTTAGACGGGGAGCAGTTTGTGGTCTACAAATTAAAGTTGAGTGAAAGCGATTATTTCAAGAGGCTACACCGTAGAATTCAGATTTTCACTTTATTGTTCATTGAGGGCGCCTCATACATCGACGAAAACGAGCCCAACTGGGAGATCTTTTGGGCCTTCAACAAAGATACGCATAATTGCGTTGGGTATGCTACCACTTATAAATACTGGTACTACGGGAGTGCCTCTGAGTTTGATACAGAAAAGTCGCACCGTTACAGGTCTAAGATATCACAGTACATCGTTTTACCCCCCTACCAGAGCAAGGGCCACGGTTCAAAACTATACCAAAGCATATACACCACCTGGTTCCAAAACGTGCAAATTGTTGAGGTCACCGTGGAGGATCCTAACGAAGAATTTGACGATCTAAGGGATCGTAACGACTTGAAGATGCTCGAAGAGAACAAATTTTTCGAAGCATTGAACGAACAAACCCCTGTTGAAGGATTCATAGACGATTCTTGGCTACAGAGAACCCGTACGCAGTTCAAGTTGGAAAAGCGACAATTTTCGAGATTGGTGGAGATGTCGTTGCTACATTTACAAAAGACTGAACTGTACTCGCTACAAGTCAAGAAGAGATTATACCAGAAAAACTATGAGGCATTGATGGAAATCCCTACTgcagaagaacagaagGCAGCCCTAACAACCTCTTTAGAATCGTTGACAGAAGACTACGAACGGATATTGAAGCTGGCCCATTTGAACTGA
- the CIT3 gene encoding citrate (Si)-synthase CIT3 (similar to Saccharomyces cerevisiae CIT3 (YPR001W); ancestral locus Anc_8.92), producing MMHRRLIHTSTLRSVLKETIPERREQLLKLKKFHGQVKIPAGDITIGSVLGGMRGNKSIFWQSTTLDPMDGIKFHGMTIKQCQEQLPGDANDHQFYPESMLWLLLTGKVPTVEQTNELISELNGRAENGRLPECTEKLLDNLPNNMHPMTQLAIAVASLNYGSQFAKGYQAGTINKLNYWESTLEDSLTLISRLPALVGKIYSKITQDGSPLGQFNSSKDWSYNICSLMGMTAGGDSLNNNNLSPQQSQDFVNLMRLYTGIHADHEGGNVSAHTTHLVGSALSDPFLSYSSGLMGLAGPLHGLAAQEVVRFLVEMNGSIKNVNDPKQISEYLWSLLSSNRVIPGYGHAVLRNTDPRFQAMLEFAERRSDEFKDDANVQLMMTLPKVAPAVLKEHGKCKNPYPNVDSASGVLFQHYGVTQLLFITAIFGCSRALGPLSQLVWDRIYGLPIERPKSMDLEALQKLV from the coding sequence ATGATGCATCGGCGGCTCATTCACACAAGTACTCTACGGAGTGTGTTAAAGGAAACCATCCCTGAACGGAGAGAGCAATtactgaaattgaagaagtttcATGGCCAAGTAAAGATACCGGCCGGTGATATTACCATTGGGTCAGTTCTTGGGGGCATGAGGGGTAACAAGTCAATCTTTTGGCAATCAACCACACTGGATCCGATGGACGGGATCAAATTCCACGGGATGACCATTAAACAGTGTCAGGAACAGTTACCTGGCGATGCGAATGACCATCAATTCTACCCAGAATCAATGCTGTGGCTGTTACTAACGGGGAAAGTCCCCACGGTGGAGCAAACCAACGAACTGATTTCCGAGTTGAACGGAAGAGCGGAGAACGGCCGCTTACCAGAGTGTACTGAAAAGTTGCTTGACAATTTGCCCAATAATATGCACCCAATGACACAGCTCGCCATTGCCGttgcctctttgaactACGGGTCCCAATTCGCTAAGGGGTACCAGGCTGGAACCATCAACAAACTGAACTACTGGGAAAGCACCTTGGAGGATTCGTTAACCCTCATTTCCAGATTACCTGCACTAGTGGGTAAAATATACAGCAAGATAACGCAAGATGGGTCACCCCTGGGCCAATTCAACAGCAGTAAAGACTGGAGTTACAACATCTGTTCCCTGATGGGGATGACCGCTGGCGGGGACTCcctcaacaacaataactTGTCTCCACAACAGTCGCAAGATTTCGTCAACCTGATGCGGCTGTACACGGGCATCCACGCGGACCACGAGGGCGGGAATGTATCGGCCCATACTACGCACCTCGTAGGGTCTGCGCTGAGCGATCCATTTCTGAGTTACTCCTCCGGCCTGATGGGGCTCGCGGGTCCATTGCACGGTCTTGCTGCGCAGGAGGTCGTGCGGTTCTTAGTGGAGATGAACGGCAGTATCAAAAATGTGAATGACCCAAAACAGATATCGGAGTATCTGTGGTCTCTGCTCTCCTCAAACAGAGTGATTCCAGGGTACGGACACGCGGTTCTTAGAAACACGGACCCGCGGTTCCAGGCGATGTTGGAGTTTGCAGAGAGGCGGTCTGACGAGTTCAAGGACGATGCAAACGTGCAACTGATGATGACGCTCCCCAAAGTCGCACCAGCCGTCCTCAAGGAACACGGGAAGTGCAAGAACCCGTACCCGAACGTGGACAGTGCTTCAGGGGTGCTGTTCCAGCACTACGGGGTCACGCAATTGCTATTCATAACTGCAATATTTGGCTGTTCGAGAGCTTTGGGGCCGTTATCGCAGCTTGTCTGGGACCGCATCTACGGATTACCCATCGAAAGACCCAAGAGCATGGACCTCGAGGCACTGCAGAAATTGGTGTGA